The genomic DNA GTCGTGGCGGCCATCGACGGCGAGCTGACGGTCAAGCGGTTCCTGCGGCAGGGAACGCGCACGGCGCTCCTGGCGGCGAACCCGAACTACCCGTCCATCGAGCTCTGCGAGGGGCAGGAGCTGGTGGTGTGGGGCGTGGTGACGTTCGTGCTCCACAACGCTCGGGGGCGATCGTGACGGCGCCAGAGGCTGGGCCCCTCCCCTCTCGCGCCGATGCTCGCCCGCGGCGGCTGTTCGCGCTCGTGGACTGCTCGGCGTTCTACTGCTCGTGCGAGCGGGTCTTCGACCCGTCGCTCGACGGCGTGCCCGTTGCGGTGCTGTCGAACAACGACGGCTGCATCATCGCGCGCTCGCAAGAGGTCAAGGACCTCGGGATCCCGATGGGCGCGCCGTTCTTCAAGCACAAGCGCGAGCTGGCGGAGCAAGGTGTCCGCGTGTTCTCGTCCAACTACACCCTTTACGGGGACATGAGCCGCCGGGTGATGGCGGTCTTGGAGACGGTGACGCCCGACGTGGAGGTGTACTCGATCGACGAGGCGTTTCTGAGCGTGCCGACACCCGAGGGCTCGCCCCAAGCCGTCTGTGCCGAGATGGAGCGGCGCGCGGTCGAGATCCGGGCGAAGGTGCTCAGGTGGACGGGGATCCCGGTGCGGGTGTCGTGGGCGGAGACGAAGACGCTCGCGAAGGCGGCGAGCGAGTGGGCCAAGGTGAAACTGAAAGCGGGCGGCGAGCCGTGCGTGTGCCTGTGGGGCCACCCAGAACGGGAGCGCTGGCTGGCGTCGATGCCCGTCGGCGACGTGTGGGGCGTGGGGCGGCGCTGGGCGGCCAAGTTGGAGGCACTGGGCGCGGCGACGGCGTCGGGACTGGCGGCGTTGCCCGACGGCGTGCTGCGCCAGCGGTTCAACGTGGTGTTGCTGCGGACTGCGATGGAACTCAGGGGCGTGTCGTGTCTGCCGCTCTCGGACGCGCCCGTCGCGCGGCAGACGTTGGTGAAGTCGCGGAGCTTCGGGGAGCCCGCGAGCGACCTCAGCACGATCTCTCAGGCTGTGGCGACGCACGCGGCGCGAGCGGCGGAAAAGCTCCGGCGCGAGGGGCTCGTCGCGGGACGGATCGAGGCGTTCGTGACAACGAAGCGGTTCGGGGCCGGTCCGCACCGCTCGGGATGCCGGGGCGAGATGCTCGGCGAGGCGACGGCCGATTCGGGCGCGCTGGTCGCGGCGGCGCGGCGGAGCCTGGGCCGGGCGTACGTGGAGTTCGACGCCAGAGGCACGCCGTACCGCTACCGTAAGGCGGGCGTGACGCTGTTGGAGATTCGGCCCGTGGGGACGGAGCAGCGGGGACTGTTCGCCGTCACGGATGGCGACACAGCGTCGGACCGCCAGAGGCGGGCGGCGCTGATGGAGGCGCTGGACGCGGCGAACCGGAAGTACGGGAAGCGGGCGGTCGTAGTGGCATCGCAGGGGTGCCCCTCAACCCTCTCGCGGACGCGGGCCGCGTCAGGCGCGCCCGCGTGGGAGATGCGACGGGAGCGGATGAGCCCGCGGTACACGACGCGGTGGGACGAGTTGGCGGTGGTCCGCTAGCCCGGCGACCAGGTATCCTTTCTAGGTATCCCCCTTCGCGCCTTTGGAAGAACGGTGGGGTAGGACTTCCAGCACAACGGGTGCGATCTCGTAGCCCTCCAGGTGCGCGACTCTCGCCTGCTCGCGGAGGTTCACACACACCGTTTCGCGAGATGTGCTTTTGCCCTTCCGCGAGTCGGCGTCATCCCAGAGTGTCTTCTCGAAGGAGACAATGAGGTGGATCCCGTAGCGGCGCCCACTCTCCCGGAGGTAGCGGCGGGCGAGCTGACCGAGGAGCCCGTTTGCATAGTCGTCATTCCAGGCTCCCTTGACCTCAATGATGACCTCCACGGTCTCGCCGTTCGGCAATGCGAGGACAGCGAGGATGTCCGTCTCGCTGCGTGGAAAGGATTCTGCCTCGCGCGCAAAGACGACGCGGCGTGTACCCAGTTCGTCTTGGAGGTGGCGCTTGATGTAGTCGCTGACCCCGTTCTCGTCTCTAGGTCGTGCCACGTTGGGGTGAGCGGTGAGTTCCTCATTCCAAAGCTCCGGGGACGCGCCCTGGCGTTGGCCCGAGAGCTTGGTTTGCAGACGTTTCAGCGAGCACAGGATAGCGGCCTGGAGCTCGCGGTCGCTGCGGATCGGCGCGGCGTCGGGATCCTGAGCGAGGGCGAGCACGGCGGCGGGAGCGAGGTAGTCCGGGTCGCGCTTGGCACGTTCGGCACGGGCATTACGGACCCAACTCGTGACGTCGAGTGTGGGGACGTCTGCGCCAATCGCCTTCAGGGCGTTGATTGCCTCCTGGGTCCCTCGCTGCGCGATGGAGCGAAGCAAGTGGTTGACGAGCGTCGAGCGCCAGCCGATGACGCCGTCGGACGGAGTAAGTGAGTGCGCGCGCCGCGCGATGTCGGTGAGTGTGTGGAGCGAGACGGTATCGAACTGCACGGTTCGGTACCGGCCCTGGTGCGTGATGGCCTCGAAGAGAGCACGGGCATCGGCCTCGTCGTCCAGATGGCTGCTGAGAAGACTCCAGGCCGCGTCGGGATCGGCCTGGAAGGCGAGGGCGGCGTAGGCGAGCCCCTGCTCGGTGAACCCCTCTCCCCTACCGAGTCGGCCCTTGAGCTCGGCGAGCGTGGCACCGGTGGCCTCCGGCTGACGGTTGACGACGAGCGTCTCCAAGAGTGAGAACCTGACGTCGTTGTCGCCGTGCTGGATGGCCGCGTCAACGAGGGCGGTGCGGAGCCGGGCGTTCCAGAACGGTCGGAGCGAGTAGATAACGGTGAGCCCGTAGGGGGTGGCCTCGGCGAGCATCGCAGAGATCTCGGCGACTAACGCGTCCGGAGCCTTTCGGTACGCGCGCACGAGGAGATCGCCGCGGCGCTTAACGGTCGTTGTGCCGTTGGAGTTGAAGTCGGCTCGGATGAGCGCCCTCACGTGTCGCCTCCACGTATCCGGGGCGACGACGCCGAGCGTATCGGTGGCTTCCGCAATGCGGAACGCGGTCACGATGGCAGAAGGCGTCAGGGCGACGTCAGGGGCCGCCAGCGCGCTGAGCGCGGCCTGGGCGACCTGGCTACGTGCCGAAGGGTTGAGCACCCGCCAGGTACGAGCGCGGCGGAGATCGTCGTGGACGTTGAGCGTGTGGGTGTTCCGGTCGTCGGCGGGGTCACGTTTGAGCTGGGCGACGACATCCTCCCACGCGCTCGAGTCTCCGCCGATCACGGCCAGAGAGAGATCCGCGATCACGTCCGGCACCGGAGGGTCTGGAACGTGGGGGGTCTGGCGCTCCTCCATCTCCGCCTCACGCTCCGCCTCGCGACGCGCCTTCGCTGCGAGCTTGGCCTTCGCGCTGGGGACATCTGGATGATCGAGAGGCACCGGCGCGAAGTAGCACGTCCAAAGACTGTCGAGCGCAGGCACGCGAGGCGCGGGACCGACCGCTGCAAGAAGGGCCTCGCGGTCGGCGGGCATCCGTGCGACGGTCGCTACGGCTCTGGCCCATATGCGCTGCGTCTCGCCAGAGGCCTCGGTGAGACGAGCCAGGAGCCAGGGCAGGTCATCGCGTACGAGGGTCTCGCGGAGGCCTGAGAGGGATATCGTCCGGTGGATGTCGGTCTCGCGCTCAGGAATCGGCTCGGCGTCAAGTGCGACTGCGGCTTGGACGAGGGCGCGGCGCACGTCGGACGGTGGAGTTGTGCCTTCGACTGGCCAGTAGGCGACGGGCACAACGGTCTCGCCGTACGTGGGCGTGATGGCGCGGACGAGCGCGGCAGCGATGTCGGGGTCGTCCATGACCCGGGGCTGTGTCGCCTGGACGAGAGCCGTCGCGAGAGGCCGGGTGCCAACGTTTAGGCTCGGGTTGCCGGCCAGCCACGTGAGACCGTCGACGAGCGCCGTGGCAGGTAGGTCGCCGTTCTCGACGTGGTCTTCTGCGAAGTTCGCCGCTGTGGTTTCGAGTTGGGTCGCACCTGCCTTCACGTCCGACTCTATCTGAGAAACGAGGTCGGCGAAGGAGAGGCGCTCTGGGAAACGGGCAGCCCGGACGGAGAACGCGACCCAGCGGTGGGGGTCGTCGCTCTCGGGCGGGGTTTCTAGCGCCGAGAGAGCGTCGGCGGTGTCGGTGTTGCCGAGTTCGAGTGCGGCATTGGTCGCGTGACGGCGGACGGTCTCATCGTGGGCATCGCCGAGCGCGATCTCGACAAAGAGAGGGACAAGCGCTGTCCGACGGGTCGCGACAGCGGCGTGAATAGCGGCGGTTCGGCCTCCGAGAGCGTGCCCCGGGTCCCTGATCCATGCGGCTAGCTGGTCGTCGAGGCCAGGGTGTACGAGGTGGTGAGGCGACGGCAGCGCCGCGCCGTAGCTCAGCCGTCCGGCATCGTGGGCCTGCTGGCACGCGAGGATCGCCGCCTTTCGGCCCTCTTCGTCCAGAGAATCGTCCAGGTATCGGAGGGCGACCCCAGGTTCGCGGGAGACGAGGTGCGCCCGGAAGTCAGGGTCGAGCGCGGAGAGCCACGCGGCAGTCTCGGCGTGCTGTGGGCGGACCCCCCCAGTAGGGTGCGAGAGGAGCGTGTTCGAGGCGTCCGGGGGTGTCTGGGCATTGACGAGGTACTGCGCCGCGAGGAACTCTTCGTACGAGCGGTGCACGAAGCGGAAGCCCCGCCCGTCCCCGGCGCCATCGGTGGCGATGAGACCGGAGTGGAGCGTCAACTCTTTGAGGGCGTTGCGAATCGCGGAGCCGTCCCAGGACGTGTCGCTTGTGCCCTCAACATCAGAGAGCGTGATGGCATCGCCATCGGACGTGCCGTCCAGCAGCAGGCGGAGCCGTCCGGACCCGAGCAGGAGGACGGCGATGCGGCTCGCGAGGCGGACGCGCTCGGCGGGTGTCGTGGTTCCGACGCGGCCGACTTCATGGCGGTACTCGTTGGGGTCCTCCGCAAGAAGTTGGACCGCTTGGCCGTAGAGAGCGACGCGGCTCTCGGGCAGCCGCTGGTCTTTCTCGTAGATGCGGAGAAGCAGATCGAGCGTCAGCGGCGCCGCGGCGAGGGGCCCGACCTTGGCCTCGTCGACGGCGGCGAGGAACGGATCGGCATGTCCCTCTCCGAGCCTTGCGGCTGCAATCGCCCAAGCATCGAGCCGCCGGAGCGGCGCCAGTGTATAGACCTCGACGCGACCCATGAGCGCCTTCAGGTCTCGTTCGAGGGTGTGGGGGCGATCTCCGTCTCGACAGGCGATGCGGATGCAAAGGCTGGAGACATCTCCCCCACTCTTGAGTGCTCGGACGATGGCCTTGCCCAGTGTGCGGACGTCGGTGCGGCCTTCGTCGTAGGCGTCAAAGAAGAGGGTCGGCCGCTGTTCGCCTCGCACCCAGGCCTCTACTTCGGGCTGGTCGAGCAGGTCGCTGAGATCGGAGGACTCTGAGACTTCCGCGAGGTCGACCACGAGCTTGGGTCCAACCTCCTGATCGGCCATCACCCCGATCTCCGTCGACTTCCCGATGCCAGGGGGGCCGAGCAGGACGAGAACGTCTGAGCTGACGAGACCGGGTGCGTACTTGAAGTGCTCGTTGCCGGACCTGAGAGTCATCTGTCCCGGCTCCTCGAAGCCAGGGATAGGCGTCGCGGTCGCGAGGAAACCACCGCTGAGCCTCGGCGATTCGTCGATCGGAACCCAGACACGGGAGACAGGAAGGACGAGATCGGCGTCCACGGATGAGCGGGTTGGGGATGAGGGAGTTACGCAAGTCTCGACTGCGACGGCAACGCCTCATGTCGCCACGGACGTCCCACTGTGCAGCGGGAGGTTTTCTCAGACGGTGCTGACGGCATCTGGGTTCGTAGCAGTACCGCCCAGTCGGGTGGGACTCACACTAGCGTCTGGGGTGGTGGCGAATTCGCCCGCGCCGAGGTTGAAGCGGAGAACGCTCTCTGAGGCCCGCCAGCCCGACGGGCGTCTCCCAGGTCGCAGATTCGGTCCGCGTGCACTACACGCGACGTGGCGGGCCCGTAGCGGCGGAAGGCAAGTGCTTACCCACACACAGGGGACGCAAAAAAAACGATTCTAGTAGACTAGTCGCTTTGAAGTAGACTAGTTGACTGGTGGTCCCTTAGTTTCTTGGTAGACCACGCAGTACCTTAGTAGACCTCTCCCCTCCCCCGGACCATGATCGTATCCGTTCAGAACCAGAAGGGCGGCGTCGGCAAGACCGCGACGGCCGTCAGCCTGGCCTCGGTCGCCCGCGCTCGCGGGCAACGCGTGCTGCTCGTCGACCTCGACCCGCAGGCGAGCGCGTCGCGGTGGCTCGACGTGGAGCCGGACGGCGAAGCGGTGCTCGGGCTGAGCGACCTGCTCGACGGGGTGGCGTCGGGAGACGTCACGCTGGACCAGGCCGTCGTGGAGGCACGCGCGGCGGAGGAGGACCGGCCGGAGCTGGACCTGCTGGCGGCCGACGAAGCGCTCCTGTTCATCGAGCGCGAGTTGGGCGGCGACGGCGCCACAGACCGCCTCCGCACCGTGCTGGCGGACGCCCGGGAGCGCTACGACCTGATCGTGCTCGACGGAGGCCCCGCGATCACGGCTCTTTCGGCGAATGCGCTCTATGCGGCCGACGTGGTGCTGGCACCGGTGACGCTTTCCTCGATCGCGCTCGACGGCATCGCGCGACTGCGCCAATTGGTGGAGCTCGCCAACGAGCAGGGACATGCTCTACGAGCACTGTACCTCCCGACGGGGGCCGACGCGCGGCTGCGCGAGACACGCGAGTTGCTGGACGTGATGCGCGAGGCCTTCGGGTCGTTTCCGGACGGAGACGTGCTGGAGCCGGTGCGGTACAGCTCGGCGTTGAGCCGGGCGTACGGCACACGCGAGACGATCGCGGAGTACGCCGACACGGCGCGTGCGGAGACGGGTAGGGGGGACCGCGCCGCAGACCGTGCGGTCGAGGACTATGGTGCGGTCTTGGACGCGCTCGACCGGATCCAAGAGAGAACGAGAGACTAGTCTCTTAGTCTGTTGTTAGTCTACTAGTCAACCAGTCCACTATCCAGAACCACCATGGCCCGCCGAGACCTCCGAAGCAACGCACTCTCTTCTCTGATGGGCGGCGCTCCCGCGAAGCGCGCGCCGGAAGCGCCGCCTTCGCCTGACCCCAAAGAGGGCCAGACCGTTGTCAAACCGGATGCGAGTTCACGCGCGCCAGCGAAGCCCAAGCCGAGTCCGCGCAAAGCGAAGACGCCGGCGGCGAAAAAGCGAACGCCTAAGCGGAAAGCTCCAGAGCCCGCCGTTGAGGCCGCGCCGGACGGGTACGTCGGCAAGAGCCAGTACCAGCGCAAGCGGCGCGGCTTGGTGTCGAAGGTGGCAGTCCACCTGAGCCCGAACGTGGCTTCGGCGCTGAGGCGGGCCGGGGCGGTCGGCGACGAGAACGGCTCGAACATGAGCGAGATCGTCGAGGCGCTCCTGGTGCGGGCCGGGTACGTGGGCGACGAGTGACTACGTCACCGTCAGGCCTGCGGCGGAGCGCTTCATCCAGTCCGTGTAGACCATGACGCGGCGGGTCTTGCCGGTGGGCGTGTCCATGTAGGCTTTGAGGTAGGAGCCCGCGTTCCGGGTGGTCTGGTCTCCACGGTGGAGTGGGGCGTAGGGGCCGGGGGAGAGCTTGGCTGTGGCGTCGTTGAACCGGTTCCGCGACTCGGGACTTCTGTGGGCGACGTAGTTGCGGAGTTCTCGGACGGCCTCGTACATCTCGCCTTCGGTATTCGCCAGCGTTCGGATGGGTGCCGCGAACGAGGGATCGAGCCATTGTCCAGCGCGCCTGGACAGCGCGCTCGCGCTCGGGAAGGTGACGTTGCGACCCTGCGCGTCGAGAAACGCAGACACGTCCTGGACTGTGAGCCGAGAGGGCGTGCCGACGGAGACGAGGGGGCGAAGAGTCCCGCTGACGTGCTCGTCGATCTGCCTACGGGCTTTATCGACGAGGTGGGCTTGGTAGACGGCGGGTTTCCGGTTGACGAGGGCAATGAATAGGTCCGACCAAAACGACTCGAAGGACACCGCCGCGCTGGTGAATACGGCGAGCGACAAACGGCTGACGTCGGCCTGTTCGCTTTCGGTGCCCCGGAGTGCAGCGGAGGTGCGGTGGAAGAACGATTCGAGGCGACCGACGTCGTCGGTGAAGCGGTCTCGGATCTTCTCTGCGCTGGCAGTACGCGCCATGGGTTACGAGCTGAGTTGGGGAGGGCGAAGATCGACGATGCGCCATCCGTACCCAGGTTGAGTCGAGTACCGGAGGACGAGGTCGTTCTTTGGCCACGTGCCTTCGGCAGGGATCTGAGCCGTGATTGGGTCGTCCGGAGCGCCGGAGGCGTAGCGGTCGATAGCGCCGAGAAGGTCCGAGACGGCCGCTTCGTGCTGGTCGGCGTCGAGGTCGTGCGTGAACATGAACCGCACGCGCTTCTCGTCCCGGAGCGTCGTCAGGACGGAAAACACGACGGGCGGCTCTCCGGTTGTGTCCTTCCCCGAGGTGGAAACCCGGGAGACAGGGGTTTGGCGCTCGGGACCTGTCGTCCGGCCGACGAGCCGGAGGAGGGCGCGTTTGAGAACCGGGTAGTGCTCCTTCGCAGCTTCCCGAACGAGGCCGCTGGCGTACTGCGAGATGACGAGGGTGATGGCCGTCGGGACGAGCCATTCCAGCGAGGCGAACGGATGGTTCTCTCGCTTGTGGGTTTCAACGTCGAAGCCTGCGCTCCGAAGGTCACCGACGACGTCATCGGTGACCTCCGACGGGACGATGTCGAGCCGGGAGAGAATCAGATCGGGGTTCATAGAGGCGGGGAGGGGGAGAAGCGTCCCGTAAACCATCACCCTTCACATCGGGCGGCGATTCGTGGATGCGAGAGACCTGTGAAGGCCTGTAAGGTGCGACCATGAGAAGAGCCCAATCCCGTAAACCATCACCCGACGACGACGACGAACGGCGGCAGGTGACCGTTTACGGGAGCCGTCGTCGTTTAAAGAGTGTTTAGAAGAGTTTAAATACAGTTTACGGTCCGTAAACGGCTGCGCGACAATCGCTTCCAGGGACAAAGGTGATCGTTAGCGGGAGAAAGGGTGATGGTCTGCGGGACGAAAGGTGACCTTCTACGGGAGCATAGGTGATGATCTACGGGATGGCGATCGGTCCCGTAAACCATCACCTCAGAGGAGTTATCCACGGCACTGGGGTCGAAAGGTGATCGTTTACAGGACGGCGACAGGTGACCGTCTACGGGATGGGGTGCCGCAACCGCCAAAGGTGATAGGATGCGGGATGCTCAGATCACCGTTCGTCGTATCCTCGACTCACCCCCCCTTTTCCCGCTTCGAAATGAGCGTGCCGTCCCGTAAACCCTCACCTAACGCGATGGGGGTGGCTCCTGGTGAGATCAAGAAGCACGTCGGCGCGGTCCACGTGAAGGGTTCGCTGTCGCTATTGGAGCGGAAGGTCTCGAACGTGCTGCTCCTCAACGCCTACGAGGACCTGCCCAACCCCGAGGTGTTCGAGCATGAGATCCGTTTGCGGACCCTGGCCGATGTGGCGGGCTTCGACTCGAACGACCACGCGCTCTTGCGGGCGTCGTTGGAGTCGTTGGCGGGGACGACGATCACCTGGAACATCCTGGACGCCGAGGGCGGGGAGGAGTGGGGCGTCTCGACGTTTCTCGCGCAGGCGGTGACGCGCGGTGGCGTGTGTCGCTACGCCTACGCACCGGACCTGCGGAAGAAGCTGTACAACCCGGAGATCTACGCTCGCATCAACCTCTCGGTGCAGGAGCGGTTTGGGAGCGGGTACGCGCTGGCGCTCTACGAGAACTGCGTGCGGTTCCGGAAGGTGGGGTCGACGGGCTGGATCTCCGTGGAGCAGTGGCGCGACCTGCTCGGTGTGGAGCCAGGGCAGTACGATTCGTTCAAGTACCTCAACCGCGACGTGCTGAAACCGGCGATCACCGAGGTCAACCGGTTCAGCGACATCCGGGTCTCGATGGAGCGGAAGAGGGAGGGCCGTCGGGTGGCGGCGTTGAAGTTCCGGATCGAGGAGAGCGATCAACTCCAACTGGACCTGGGCGGCGGCGCGAAGCGGGCCGCCCAGGAGGCCGGGAGCGCGGGGGAGTTTCCGGGCAACCTCCCGGACCCCCGTGCGATGGCGCCGGAGCCGGGCGATCTGCTCGACCCTTTGCAGCGGCGCCTGGTGACGTTCGGGCTGACGGAGGCGCAGGCGCTGGACGTGGCAACGGAGTACGACGCCGGCCGCGTGGAGGGCAACTTGGCCTACGTGGAGAGCGAGATCGAGCGGGGCCGCGCGATTTCGAACGTGGCGGCGTTCACGATCGGTGCGATCCGGACGGACTACCGGGGTGGGGGAGAGGCTCCCATTCAGCGCGAGGTGGCAGCTCGCAAATCGGCGAAGGAGCGGAAGGCGCGCGAGGCCGACGGTGCCCGCCAGCGCGCGGAGGATGCGTCGCGCACGCGCAAACTGCGCGCAGAGCAGGAGACTCGGACCCAGAGCGACGCGCGTGCGGCGCGACTGGACGCTGCTTGGTCTGTACTCTCCGACACAGAGCGGTCTGGGATTGAGACAGAGGTGGTAGAGCGATTGCGGAATGAACTGCCGTATCTCTACCGGACGTACGAGACCAGCGGTGAGGACTCGGTGGCGGTGCGGACGACGCTTAAAGCGTTCCGGTACGAGGCGCTGGACGCGCACAGTCCTCGGGACTGATGTAATGAAGCACTGTTACGGTTCTGGCGCGGCGGGGTCCGTCTGCCGGTCGCCGCCATTCGCAAGCGTAGCGAGGCGGATTGCAATCGCCAGAGGCAACTGGCTGGCGCGTGGGCGGCGGAGGACGGCTTCCGCCGCCGCGTGGACTCCGTCACGGTGTGACG from Rubricoccus marinus includes the following:
- a CDS encoding Y-family DNA polymerase, which translates into the protein MDCSAFYCSCERVFDPSLDGVPVAVLSNNDGCIIARSQEVKDLGIPMGAPFFKHKRELAEQGVRVFSSNYTLYGDMSRRVMAVLETVTPDVEVYSIDEAFLSVPTPEGSPQAVCAEMERRAVEIRAKVLRWTGIPVRVSWAETKTLAKAASEWAKVKLKAGGEPCVCLWGHPERERWLASMPVGDVWGVGRRWAAKLEALGAATASGLAALPDGVLRQRFNVVLLRTAMELRGVSCLPLSDAPVARQTLVKSRSFGEPASDLSTISQAVATHAARAAEKLRREGLVAGRIEAFVTTKRFGAGPHRSGCRGEMLGEATADSGALVAAARRSLGRAYVEFDARGTPYRYRKAGVTLLEIRPVGTEQRGLFAVTDGDTASDRQRRAALMEALDAANRKYGKRAVVVASQGCPSTLSRTRAASGAPAWEMRRERMSPRYTTRWDELAVVR
- a CDS encoding ParA family protein; the encoded protein is MIVSVQNQKGGVGKTATAVSLASVARARGQRVLLVDLDPQASASRWLDVEPDGEAVLGLSDLLDGVASGDVTLDQAVVEARAAEEDRPELDLLAADEALLFIERELGGDGATDRLRTVLADARERYDLIVLDGGPAITALSANALYAADVVLAPVTLSSIALDGIARLRQLVELANEQGHALRALYLPTGADARLRETRELLDVMREAFGSFPDGDVLEPVRYSSALSRAYGTRETIAEYADTARAETGRGDRAADRAVEDYGAVLDALDRIQERTRD
- a CDS encoding replication initiation protein is translated as MIVYRTATGDRLRDGVPQPPKVIGCGMLRSPFVVSSTHPPFSRFEMSVPSRKPSPNAMGVAPGEIKKHVGAVHVKGSLSLLERKVSNVLLLNAYEDLPNPEVFEHEIRLRTLADVAGFDSNDHALLRASLESLAGTTITWNILDAEGGEEWGVSTFLAQAVTRGGVCRYAYAPDLRKKLYNPEIYARINLSVQERFGSGYALALYENCVRFRKVGSTGWISVEQWRDLLGVEPGQYDSFKYLNRDVLKPAITEVNRFSDIRVSMERKREGRRVAALKFRIEESDQLQLDLGGGAKRAAQEAGSAGEFPGNLPDPRAMAPEPGDLLDPLQRRLVTFGLTEAQALDVATEYDAGRVEGNLAYVESEIERGRAISNVAAFTIGAIRTDYRGGGEAPIQREVAARKSAKERKAREADGARQRAEDASRTRKLRAEQETRTQSDARAARLDAAWSVLSDTERSGIETEVVERLRNELPYLYRTYETSGEDSVAVRTTLKAFRYEALDAHSPRD